In candidate division KSB1 bacterium, one DNA window encodes the following:
- a CDS encoding glycosyltransferase family 4 protein: MEKEIRALMVTGALPPYHAGAGVQAFYLSKSLSEKHYIKIDIITQRLGRDRIVEELNLKIKIFRIPVIAKRLIIRKIMFSIGICLKILISKKYDIVHFHDYGLLYLLPAFISKKIRKSSVIAKAASLGVELNNRYNNNKILKYAFLYSLKMPEKYICQTDEMYNNFRKIINKKKLILQLNGVDIDKFNPKKVIDLKLIKEKYNLPENKKIITFIGAVEPIKNVKKLIEAIGILRARHENDMLLLVVGPYSENLGNNNVDKKYYNLLNNYYIEIKKIITREHLDNFIKFIGPCSFVEEILAITDIFVMPSEIEGTCNVVLEAMACMKPVILSRIPAFDHFQDRYHCLKFDSKSELDLADKIEMILNDFELRINLANNGHNYIVQNYSIDSVANNYYQIYKNLLTNHD; this comes from the coding sequence ATGGAAAAAGAGATAAGGGCATTAATGGTAACTGGCGCTCTGCCACCGTATCATGCTGGAGCAGGCGTACAAGCTTTTTATTTATCCAAAAGCCTTTCTGAGAAACACTATATTAAAATAGATATTATTACTCAGAGATTAGGAAGAGATAGAATAGTCGAAGAGCTAAATTTAAAAATAAAAATTTTCAGAATTCCTGTAATAGCCAAGAGATTAATAATAAGAAAAATAATGTTTTCTATAGGAATTTGTCTTAAAATTCTTATATCAAAAAAATATGATATTGTACACTTTCATGATTATGGCTTGTTGTATTTACTTCCCGCCTTTATAAGCAAAAAGATAAGAAAAAGTTCTGTTATTGCAAAGGCTGCTTCATTAGGCGTCGAATTAAATAACAGATACAATAACAACAAAATTTTAAAATATGCTTTCCTATATAGTCTCAAAATGCCAGAAAAATATATATGCCAAACAGACGAAATGTACAATAATTTTAGGAAAATTATTAATAAAAAGAAATTAATATTGCAACTGAATGGAGTAGATATTGATAAATTTAATCCAAAAAAAGTTATTGATTTAAAATTAATAAAAGAAAAATATAATTTACCTGAAAATAAAAAAATCATAACTTTTATTGGTGCTGTGGAACCAATAAAAAATGTTAAAAAACTAATTGAGGCAATTGGAATTTTAAGAGCTAGACATGAAAATGATATGCTATTATTAGTTGTTGGGCCCTACAGTGAAAATTTGGGCAACAACAATGTAGATAAAAAATATTATAACCTATTAAATAATTATTATATAGAAATTAAAAAAATAATAACAAGGGAGCATCTTGATAATTTCATAAAATTTATCGGACCTTGTTCTTTTGTTGAAGAAATTCTAGCTATTACAGACATATTTGTGATGCCATCTGAAATTGAAGGCACATGTAATGTTGTTTTAGAAGCTATGGCATGCATGAAACCCGTTATCTTAAGCAGAATACCTGCCTTTGATCATTTTCAAGATCGCTACCATTGTTTAAAATTTGATAGCAAATCTGAATTAGATCTTGCTGATAAAATTGAAATGATTTTAAATGATTTTGAATTAAGGATAAATTTAGCAAATAATGGACATAATTATATTGTTCAAAATTATAGCATAGATAGCGTTGCGAATAATTATTACCAAATTTATAAAAATCTATTAACTAATCATGATTGA
- a CDS encoding glycosyltransferase: MIIVAHTIHPYLFKTGTWIYNQLINDVDIKHVVLTTKTENLDKFPFQPIYSTEDLTKINEFIQKASRRLLKQCISYWVKSSKKEGVNILHSHFGNIGVENMSLAKKLNVPHVVSFYGADFGKVIYHNSKFLNQYKKLFESVSGVFVEGLYSKKTVINLGCQEEKVYVSHLGVNLASINAIQRCWNGLDPFKILIVGTFTKKKGIIISLKAIELLIRKHPDIKIEVSLVGDATNSVESFQTKKEIFEFIERSPLQKIVKKYGFLSYRKLIEISYQHHLFMQLSIFGDDGDCEGGFPVILTDMMATGMPVIGSDHCDIPEIIKHEKNGLIVSQNNIIQAKKALYNTILNYNLYASNWYKFNKDYLKQNFDAQSQAQARKEIYNKILNISHK; encoded by the coding sequence ATGATTATTGTTGCGCATACTATTCATCCATACTTATTTAAAACTGGAACTTGGATTTATAATCAATTAATTAATGATGTAGACATTAAGCATGTTGTTCTAACAACTAAGACTGAGAATTTGGATAAATTTCCTTTTCAACCTATATATTCTACTGAAGATCTTACAAAAATAAATGAGTTCATACAAAAAGCTTCCAGAAGACTTTTAAAGCAATGTATCTCCTATTGGGTAAAAAGTAGCAAAAAGGAAGGTGTAAATATTTTGCATTCTCATTTTGGAAATATCGGTGTTGAGAACATGTCACTTGCAAAAAAACTAAATGTCCCGCACGTAGTTTCTTTCTATGGCGCAGACTTTGGCAAGGTAATATATCACAATTCTAAATTTTTGAATCAGTATAAAAAGCTTTTTGAAAGCGTAAGTGGGGTCTTTGTTGAAGGGTTATATTCAAAAAAAACGGTGATAAATTTAGGTTGCCAGGAGGAAAAAGTTTATGTATCACACTTGGGGGTAAATCTTGCTTCAATAAATGCTATACAAAGATGTTGGAATGGTTTGGATCCCTTTAAGATCTTAATAGTTGGAACATTCACAAAAAAAAAGGGGATTATAATTTCATTAAAAGCAATTGAATTATTAATTAGAAAGCATCCTGATATAAAAATCGAAGTGAGTTTGGTTGGTGACGCTACCAATTCAGTAGAATCTTTTCAAACGAAAAAAGAGATTTTTGAATTTATAGAAAGATCACCGCTACAAAAAATAGTTAAAAAATATGGATTTTTATCATACAGAAAATTAATAGAGATTTCCTATCAACATCATCTTTTCATGCAACTCAGCATCTTTGGGGATGATGGGGATTGTGAGGGAGGCTTTCCAGTCATTCTTACCGATATGATGGCAACGGGCATGCCAGTAATTGGAAGCGACCATTGTGATATACCTGAAATAATTAAACATGAAAAGAACGGACTAATTGTTAGTCAAAATAATATAATTCAAGCAAAAAAAGCGTTGTACAATACCATCTTAAATTATAACCTATATGCGAGTAATTGGTATAAGTTCAATAAGGATTATCTAAAGCAAAATTTTGATGCACAGTCCCAAGCTCAGGCTAGAAAAGAAATATACAATAAAATATTGAATATTAGTCACAAGTAG
- a CDS encoding MOP flippase family protein, translating into MSLRESAISGVKWSTISQIVRQGTQLLTTIILARLLDPSDFGLLGMAMVVIGFLNIFKDLGTAAAIIQKKELTPSLLSSVFWINVTFGILATALIFAAAPLGAAFYHEARITSILQVLSLSFLISGFSILHQALLERSLSFGYLAKVEISSVIFGSIAGIGMATLGAGVWSLVAQSLVTALLNTALLWRFSSWRPKAIFNWQELKSVVRYSLNLVGFNVFNYFARNADYMLIGRYLGAQDLGYYTLAYRILLFPIQNISGVISRVMFPIYSRFQEDNKRFVDAYLKVAKMIAFISFPLMFGAMALAKPLILTFLGPKWEPVVLLIIILAPVGLVQSIGTTTGSIYQAKGHTDWMFRWGVAAGIIAIIAFMIGIHWGIVGVAIAYAIASILILGYPNFAIPFRLVNLNSFFFLRELKIPLQNSFIVTLVLFIYNFLLKSYLSKFQLLLFGALLAFMLYGILSLKNNKEIVTDIVGFSPLLSKYFFK; encoded by the coding sequence ATGTCACTTAGAGAATCTGCAATTTCTGGCGTCAAATGGTCAACGATTTCACAAATCGTTCGCCAAGGAACCCAGTTATTAACCACTATTATTCTTGCTCGTTTGCTTGATCCTTCCGATTTTGGTCTGCTTGGCATGGCGATGGTTGTTATTGGTTTTTTAAATATTTTTAAAGACCTGGGAACTGCTGCAGCTATCATCCAAAAAAAAGAACTCACGCCTTCCCTTTTATCAAGTGTTTTTTGGATAAATGTCACTTTTGGGATATTGGCAACGGCTCTAATTTTTGCGGCAGCTCCTCTTGGTGCTGCATTCTATCACGAGGCTCGTATTACATCAATTTTGCAAGTGTTATCGTTAAGCTTTTTAATTTCTGGATTCAGTATATTGCATCAGGCGCTATTAGAACGTTCGCTGTCATTTGGTTACCTTGCGAAAGTAGAAATTAGCTCAGTTATTTTCGGCTCAATAGCTGGGATAGGAATGGCAACCTTGGGAGCAGGGGTATGGAGCCTGGTCGCCCAATCACTTGTCACAGCTTTATTGAATACAGCTTTATTATGGCGATTTAGTTCCTGGCGTCCCAAAGCTATTTTTAATTGGCAAGAATTAAAATCAGTCGTTCGCTATAGCTTAAATTTAGTGGGGTTCAATGTTTTTAACTATTTTGCCAGGAATGCAGATTATATGCTCATCGGCCGCTATTTAGGTGCTCAGGATTTGGGTTATTATACGTTGGCCTATCGAATTCTATTGTTTCCCATACAAAATATATCTGGGGTAATTAGCCGTGTTATGTTTCCCATTTATTCTCGTTTTCAAGAAGATAACAAAAGATTTGTCGACGCCTATCTCAAAGTAGCAAAGATGATTGCGTTCATTAGCTTTCCGCTAATGTTTGGTGCAATGGCCTTGGCAAAGCCTTTGATCCTTACCTTTTTAGGGCCAAAATGGGAACCCGTTGTTTTGTTGATTATTATATTAGCGCCAGTGGGATTAGTGCAATCCATTGGGACAACGACAGGCAGCATCTACCAGGCAAAAGGACACACCGATTGGATGTTCCGCTGGGGTGTTGCCGCTGGGATTATTGCAATCATCGCTTTCATGATTGGAATTCATTGGGGAATAGTAGGAGTAGCCATTGCTTATGCAATTGCTTCTATTTTAATACTTGGTTATCCAAATTTTGCTATACCGTTTCGGTTGGTTAACTTAAATTCTTTTTTCTTTCTTAGAGAACTTAAAATACCTTTGCAAAACAGTTTTATTGTCACTTTGGTTCTTTTTATCTACAATTTTCTTTTGAAAAGCTACTTATCAAAGTTTCAGTTGCTTTTATTTGGAGCTCTTCTTGCTTTCATGTTATATGGTATCTTATCATTAAAAAATAATAAAGAAATTGTCACAGATATTGTTGGTTTTAGTCCATTGTTATCTAAGTACTTTTTTAAATGA